From the genome of Cyanobacterium sp. T60_A2020_053:
TAACAAATTCTGACGAATATCCCCATGAAAACTCAAATTTTTACTGTTGTCATTCATAAAGAAGAAGATATGTATATCGCTGAATGCTTAGATGTTGGTACTATTGATCAGGGTAGCACCATTGAGGAAGCAATTAATAATTTACGAGAAGCGACAAGGTTATATTTAGAAGAATGTCCAGATGTGGAAGCGATACCCAAATTAGTGACTACGATGGAAGTTGGTTATGGGGAATTAGTCTATGCCTAAATTACCTCGAATTTCAGGGATTAAAGCTGTTAAAACCTTAGAAAAAATGGGTTTTATAATATCTAGGCAAACTGGTAGTCATGTGGTTTTGAAAAAGCAAATTTTAAACGGTGAAATTGTGTGTATTGTGCCACTTCATAAAGACTTAAAAGTTGGTACTTTAAGTGGTGTATTAAAACAAGCTAAAGTATCATCTAACGAGTTTATTAATTATTTGTAAACGAAACTAATCCTCAACAACTATTATAAAATAGATCAAATTTGACGAAAATTTAGTTAAACACGCCTTAACATTAGGTCAACATTCTACTATTAATATCTTAGTTAAAATAGCATTAAAAGAGTATATTGATAAGTACAAAAAAGAGAAAATGACAAAATTAATTGAAAATGAAAATATATTTTGTTCGTCATGGTATCGCTGAAGAAAGAATTAACAATCAAGATCATCTCGAAAGAAAATTAACTCAAGAAGGTATTAAGAAAACCCATAAAATTGCCGAAAAAATGGTAAAAATAGCGGTTGAATGTGATGTAATTATTACTAGTCCCTATCGTCGTGCCGTTGAAACAGCACAAATATTAGCAAAATATAATCCAGCGCCCTCCACCATTATTGCCGATTATCTGCAACCCGAAGGAGATATAAATTTATGGTTAACATGGCTAAAAAAATCAAACTATGGCGAAGATAATAATCTAATTTTAGTCGGGCATGAACCCGATTTAAGCAGTTGGGCAGAAATATTAATCTATGGCAAAAATAGC
Proteins encoded in this window:
- a CDS encoding type II toxin-antitoxin system HicA family toxin produces the protein MPKLPRISGIKAVKTLEKMGFIISRQTGSHVVLKKQILNGEIVCIVPLHKDLKVGTLSGVLKQAKVSSNEFINYL
- the sixA gene encoding phosphohistidine phosphatase SixA, whose translation is MKIYFVRHGIAEERINNQDHLERKLTQEGIKKTHKIAEKMVKIAVECDVIITSPYRRAVETAQILAKYNPAPSTIIADYLQPEGDINLWLTWLKKSNYGEDNNLILVGHEPDLSSWAEILIYGKNSGKITLKKSGIIGVKINNFDYPCGNSELFLLTSPKWII
- a CDS encoding type II toxin-antitoxin system HicB family antitoxin — protein: MKTQIFTVVIHKEEDMYIAECLDVGTIDQGSTIEEAINNLREATRLYLEECPDVEAIPKLVTTMEVGYGELVYA